One window of Trichocoleus sp. genomic DNA carries:
- a CDS encoding photosystem II q(b) protein, with the protein MTTTLQRRESANLWAQFCNWVTSTDNRLYIGWFGVLMIPTLLAATTC; encoded by the coding sequence ATGACAACGACCCTACAACGGCGCGAAAGCGCAAACCTGTGGGCGCAGTTCTGCAACTGGGTCACCTCCACCGACAACCGCCTCTACATTGGCTGGTTCGGCGTGCTGATGATCCCCACCCTGCTGGCTGCCACCACCTGC